Proteins from a single region of Pseudomonas quebecensis:
- a CDS encoding Maf family protein: MLPLLLASSSVYRRELLSRLHLPFICRSPDIDESHAANESATDLVKRLAKQKAHALAASHPGHLIIGSDQVATLEGRVIGKPHTFENAREQLLAASGKRVSFLTGLALLNSETGHCQVDCVPFTVHMRELDAARIERYLQIEQPYDCAGSFKAEGLGVSLFQSTEGPDATSLVGLPLIRLVDMLLSEGVQIP; encoded by the coding sequence ATGCTGCCTTTATTACTCGCTTCCAGCTCGGTTTATCGCCGGGAACTGCTCAGTCGCCTGCATCTGCCGTTCATCTGCCGCTCGCCGGATATCGACGAAAGCCACGCTGCAAATGAGTCCGCCACAGACTTGGTCAAACGCCTGGCCAAACAGAAAGCCCATGCCCTCGCCGCCAGCCACCCAGGCCACCTGATCATCGGTTCAGACCAGGTTGCCACGCTGGAAGGCCGCGTCATCGGCAAGCCCCACACGTTCGAAAATGCGCGCGAGCAGTTATTGGCCGCCAGTGGCAAGCGCGTCAGCTTCCTCACCGGCCTGGCCCTGCTTAACAGCGAGACGGGGCACTGCCAGGTGGACTGCGTGCCGTTCACTGTGCACATGCGCGAACTGGATGCAGCGCGCATCGAGCGCTACCTGCAGATCGAGCAGCCGTACGACTGCGCGGGCAGCTTCAAGGCGGAAGGGTTGGGCGTGAGCTTGTTCCAAAGCACCGAAGGGCCGGACGCGACCAGCCTGGTCGGCTTACCATTGATTCGGCTGGTGGACATGCTGCTCAGCGAAGGCGTGCAAATCCCTTAA
- the rpmF gene encoding 50S ribosomal protein L32, protein MAVQQNKKSRSARDMRRSHDALEASTLSVEKTTGEVHLRHHVSPEGVYRGRKVIDKGADE, encoded by the coding sequence ATGGCTGTTCAGCAGAACAAAAAATCCCGCTCCGCCCGTGACATGCGCCGTTCGCACGACGCTCTCGAGGCAAGCACCCTGTCCGTGGAAAAGACCACTGGTGAAGTTCACCTGCGTCACCACGTATCGCCAGAAGGCGTATACCGTGGCCGTAAAGTGATCGACAAGGGCGCTGACGAGTAA
- the acpP gene encoding acyl carrier protein, giving the protein MSTIEERVKKIVAEQLGVKEEEVVNTASFVEDLGADSLDTVELVMALEEEFETEIPDEEAEKITTVQAAIDYVTAHQA; this is encoded by the coding sequence ATGAGCACCATCGAAGAGCGCGTCAAGAAAATCGTCGCCGAGCAACTGGGCGTTAAGGAAGAAGAAGTGGTCAACACTGCTTCCTTCGTAGAAGACCTGGGTGCCGATTCCCTTGACACCGTTGAGCTGGTGATGGCTCTGGAAGAGGAATTCGAGACCGAAATCCCGGACGAAGAAGCTGAAAAAATCACTACTGTTCAAGCTGCCATCGACTACGTTACTGCCCACCAGGCGTAA
- a CDS encoding YceD family protein, with protein MLNDPIPPHVDPRKLADRGTSLQGEVLLADLERLCDPLSDTVGTVQAKFDFERDERKSVVIHSFIDTEVKMVCQRCLELVTLPIHSECSYAVVKEGANTQSLPKGYDVLELGEDPLDLHALIEEELLLALPIVPAHHPEECQQPAGLDAEPEPSEDEVTRSNPFSVLAQLKRDPNV; from the coding sequence ATGTTGAATGACCCGATTCCACCTCACGTTGACCCGCGCAAATTGGCTGATCGTGGCACCTCCCTTCAAGGTGAAGTGCTGCTGGCCGATTTGGAGAGACTCTGCGACCCGCTTTCCGACACTGTCGGTACGGTGCAGGCCAAATTCGATTTTGAACGAGATGAACGTAAATCTGTGGTGATCCACAGTTTTATCGACACCGAAGTCAAAATGGTTTGCCAGCGTTGTCTTGAGCTGGTCACCCTGCCGATCCACAGCGAATGCAGTTACGCCGTGGTGAAGGAGGGTGCGAATACCCAGTCGTTGCCGAAAGGTTATGACGTGCTGGAACTGGGCGAAGATCCATTGGATCTGCATGCACTGATCGAGGAGGAGCTTCTGCTCGCCTTGCCCATTGTGCCTGCTCATCATCCGGAAGAATGCCAGCAGCCGGCGGGCCTCGATGCCGAGCCCGAACCGAGCGAGGACGAGGTAACGCGGTCCAACCCGTTCAGTGTATTGGCGCAGTTAAAGCGTGACCCAAACGTTTAG
- the plsX gene encoding phosphate acyltransferase PlsX — protein MSALVIAIDAMGGDFGPRSIVQACLASLCATPSLHLTLVGQPSLLEELIASHPAVDRARLSIVPASETITMDEKPSAALRGKPDSSMRVALELLRDGKVQACVSAGNTGALMALSRHVLKTLPGIDRPAMVAAIPTQNGYCQLLDLGANVDCSAEHLFQFAVMGSVAAEALGVARPRVALLNIGTEDIKGNQQVKLAATLLQQARGLNYIGFVEGDGLYRGEADVVVCDGFVGNILLKSSEGLATMIASRIEVLFRRNLASRLVGALALPLMRRLQADLAPARHNGASFLGLQGIVVKSHGSAGVEGFQSAIARAVIEIQENLPQRLHGRLEDLLP, from the coding sequence TTGTCTGCTCTCGTCATCGCGATTGACGCAATGGGCGGGGACTTCGGTCCCCGCAGCATTGTTCAGGCCTGCCTTGCCAGCCTGTGCGCTACACCCTCGTTGCACCTGACCCTCGTCGGTCAACCCTCCCTTCTTGAAGAACTGATTGCCAGCCATCCGGCGGTGGATCGCGCGCGCCTGAGCATTGTGCCGGCCAGCGAAACCATCACGATGGATGAAAAGCCGTCGGCGGCCTTGCGCGGCAAGCCTGACTCTTCAATGCGGGTGGCCCTGGAGCTGTTGCGCGACGGCAAGGTGCAGGCCTGCGTCAGTGCGGGTAATACCGGGGCCTTGATGGCGTTGTCGCGGCATGTGCTCAAGACGCTGCCCGGGATTGATCGTCCGGCGATGGTGGCGGCGATTCCGACGCAGAACGGCTATTGCCAGTTGCTGGACCTGGGCGCGAACGTGGACTGCAGCGCCGAGCACCTGTTCCAGTTTGCCGTGATGGGCTCGGTAGCCGCCGAAGCGCTGGGCGTGGCACGGCCGCGCGTAGCGTTGTTGAATATCGGCACCGAAGACATCAAGGGCAACCAGCAGGTCAAGCTCGCCGCGACGCTGTTGCAGCAAGCGCGCGGGCTGAACTACATCGGATTTGTCGAGGGCGATGGTTTGTACCGAGGCGAAGCGGATGTGGTGGTGTGCGACGGATTTGTCGGCAATATCCTGCTCAAGTCCAGCGAGGGCCTGGCGACCATGATCGCCTCGCGTATCGAAGTGTTGTTCAGACGCAACCTGGCATCGCGCCTGGTGGGCGCCCTGGCGCTACCGCTGATGCGGCGCCTGCAGGCCGACCTGGCCCCGGCGCGGCATAATGGGGCGAGTTTTCTGGGGCTGCAGGGCATCGTGGTGAAAAGCCATGGTTCGGCCGGGGTCGAAGGCTTCCAGAGTGCGATTGCCCGTGCGGTGATCGAGATTCAGGAAAACCTGCCGCAGCGCTTGCACGGCCGTCTCGAGGACTTGTTGCCTTAG
- a CDS encoding S49 family peptidase, with product MSDEWKAPEKAQSGDDKSWQLLEKTLLASVQEQRRARRWGIFFKLLTFTYLLIMLALFSPLMDMEKSATRGANYTALIEVRGVIADKEPASADNIVSSLRAAFEDPKVKGVILRINSPGGSPVQSGYVYDEIRRLRGLHPDIKLYAVIADLGASGAYYIASAADQIYADKASLVGSIGVTAAGYGFVGAMEKLGVERRTYNSGEHKSFLDPFQPQKADETQFWQGVLDTTHRQFIASVKQGRGDRLKDKDHPELFSGLVWSGEQALPLGLVDGLGSASSVARDVVGEKELVDFTVEESPFDRFSKKLGASVAEKLALYMGFQGPALR from the coding sequence ATGAGTGACGAGTGGAAAGCGCCTGAGAAGGCTCAAAGCGGTGACGACAAGAGCTGGCAGTTGCTGGAGAAGACGCTCCTGGCCAGTGTCCAGGAGCAGCGGCGTGCGCGGCGCTGGGGGATTTTCTTCAAGCTGCTGACCTTTACTTACCTGTTGATCATGCTGGCGCTGTTCAGCCCGCTGATGGATATGGAAAAGAGTGCGACCCGTGGCGCCAATTACACCGCGTTGATCGAAGTACGTGGGGTGATTGCCGATAAGGAGCCTGCCAGCGCCGACAATATCGTCAGCAGCCTGCGTGCCGCGTTCGAGGACCCCAAGGTCAAGGGCGTGATCCTGCGAATCAACAGTCCCGGCGGCAGCCCGGTGCAGTCGGGTTACGTGTATGACGAGATTCGTCGCCTGCGCGGCCTGCACCCCGATATCAAGCTGTATGCGGTGATCGCCGATCTTGGCGCCTCCGGTGCTTACTACATCGCCAGTGCAGCCGATCAGATCTACGCCGACAAGGCCAGTCTGGTGGGCTCCATTGGCGTGACGGCGGCCGGTTACGGCTTTGTCGGAGCCATGGAGAAGCTGGGGGTTGAACGTCGGACCTACAACTCCGGCGAACACAAGTCCTTCCTTGATCCGTTCCAGCCGCAAAAGGCCGATGAAACCCAGTTCTGGCAGGGAGTGCTCGACACCACCCATCGCCAGTTCATCGCCAGCGTGAAGCAGGGGCGTGGGGATCGCCTGAAGGACAAAGACCATCCGGAGTTGTTCTCCGGGTTGGTGTGGTCGGGCGAGCAAGCATTGCCGCTGGGCCTGGTCGATGGACTGGGCAGTGCCAGTTCGGTAGCGCGGGATGTGGTCGGCGAGAAAGAACTGGTGGACTTCACCGTTGAAGAATCGCCGTTTGATCGTTTCTCCAAGAAGCTAGGCGCCAGCGTGGCTGAGAAACTGGCGCTGTATATGGGCTTCCAGGGGCCGGCGCTGCGTTAA
- the fabD gene encoding ACP S-malonyltransferase yields the protein MSTSLAFVFPGQGSQSLGMLAELGAQYPLILDTFKEASDALGYDLWALTQQGPEEQLNQTDKTQPAILTASIALWRLWLAEGGARPAFVAGHSLGEYSALVAAGSLTLAEAVKLVERRGQLMQEAVPAGQGGMAAILGLDDAVVIEACAEAARGEVVSAVNFNSPGQVVIAGAKAAVERAIEGCKARGAKRALPLPVSVPSHCELMRPAAERFAEAIAAIDWQAPQIPLVQNVSAAVAADLDTLKRDLLEQLYKPVRWVESVQTLAAKGATELVECGPGKVLAGLNKRCAEGVSTSNLNTPDAFAAARAAQA from the coding sequence ATGTCTACATCCCTCGCATTCGTCTTTCCAGGGCAGGGTTCGCAGTCCCTCGGCATGTTGGCCGAGCTGGGCGCGCAATACCCGTTGATCCTGGACACTTTCAAGGAAGCTTCCGACGCCCTGGGTTACGACCTGTGGGCCCTGACCCAGCAAGGGCCGGAAGAGCAGCTCAATCAGACCGACAAAACCCAACCGGCCATCCTGACCGCTTCGATCGCCCTGTGGCGCTTGTGGTTGGCAGAAGGCGGCGCGCGTCCGGCGTTTGTTGCCGGTCACAGTCTGGGTGAATACAGCGCGCTGGTAGCGGCGGGCAGCCTGACCCTCGCTGAAGCGGTCAAGCTGGTCGAACGTCGTGGCCAGTTGATGCAAGAGGCCGTTCCGGCCGGGCAGGGCGGCATGGCCGCGATCCTGGGCCTGGACGATGCCGTGGTGATTGAAGCCTGCGCCGAAGCGGCCCGGGGCGAAGTCGTCAGCGCGGTGAACTTCAACTCCCCTGGCCAGGTGGTGATCGCCGGTGCCAAGGCCGCCGTCGAGCGCGCCATCGAAGGCTGCAAGGCTCGTGGGGCCAAGCGCGCGCTGCCGCTGCCGGTGAGCGTGCCGTCGCACTGCGAACTGATGCGTCCGGCTGCCGAGCGCTTTGCCGAAGCCATCGCCGCCATCGACTGGCAGGCGCCGCAGATTCCGCTGGTTCAGAACGTCAGCGCCGCCGTGGCTGCCGACCTCGACACCCTCAAGCGCGACCTGCTGGAGCAACTCTACAAGCCGGTTCGCTGGGTCGAATCGGTGCAGACCCTGGCGGCCAAGGGCGCGACCGAACTGGTCGAATGCGGCCCAGGCAAAGTGCTGGCCGGTCTGAACAAACGCTGCGCCGAGGGCGTGTCCACTTCCAATCTCAACACCCCAGACGCTTTCGCTGCCGCTCGCGCAGCACAAGCTTGA
- the fabG gene encoding 3-oxoacyl-ACP reductase FabG translates to MSLQGKVALVTGASRGIGQAIALELGRQGAVVIGTATSASGAERIAATLKDNGVQGTGLELNVTSDESVAAVLAEITAQFGAPSILVNNAGITRDNLMMRMKDDEWYDVVDTNLNSLFRLSKGVLRGMTKARWGRIINIGSVVGAMGNAGQVNYAAAKAGLEGFSRALAREVGSRSITVNSVAPGFIDTDMTRELPEAQREALLTQIPLGRLGQAQEIANVVTFLASDGAAYVTGATIPVNGGMYMS, encoded by the coding sequence ATGAGTCTGCAAGGTAAAGTTGCACTGGTTACCGGCGCCAGCCGTGGCATCGGCCAGGCGATCGCCCTGGAGCTGGGCCGTCAGGGCGCCGTTGTGATCGGCACCGCCACATCCGCCTCGGGCGCCGAGCGTATTGCCGCCACCCTGAAGGACAATGGCGTTCAAGGCACCGGCCTTGAGCTGAACGTGACCAGCGATGAGTCCGTGGCCGCTGTACTGGCCGAGATCACCGCACAGTTCGGCGCGCCGTCGATCTTGGTCAATAACGCCGGCATCACCCGCGATAACCTGATGATGCGCATGAAAGACGACGAGTGGTACGACGTGGTCGATACCAACCTGAACAGTCTGTTTCGCCTGTCCAAGGGTGTTTTGCGCGGCATGACCAAGGCGCGTTGGGGCCGAATTATCAATATTGGTTCCGTAGTGGGTGCCATGGGCAACGCAGGCCAAGTAAACTACGCTGCCGCCAAAGCCGGCCTGGAAGGTTTCAGCCGCGCACTGGCGCGTGAAGTCGGTTCGCGTTCGATCACGGTCAACTCGGTGGCCCCTGGGTTCATCGACACCGATATGACTCGCGAACTGCCGGAAGCACAGCGTGAAGCCTTGCTGACGCAGATTCCGCTGGGTCGTCTGGGCCAGGCTCAAGAGATCGCGAATGTGGTCACTTTCCTGGCATCCGACGGTGCGGCATACGTGACTGGGGCTACAATCCCGGTTAACGGCGGGATGTACATGAGTTAA